The Bacteroidales bacterium genome contains a region encoding:
- the dnaB gene encoding replicative DNA helicase: MPSKKVKTKASDKESAQNPILEHGRIPPNAIQIEPFVLGALLIDPQAINAVIDFLHPDVFYKENHRIIYKCIQDLFSKSMPIDILTVAEELKKQDLFEEAGGSAYLIQLSNSVVSSANIEYHARILVEKYLKRKLIEISTEIINEAHEESIDVFDLLDTAENKLFQINEENLKRKGGAITYILSDVKENIHHAAKSNTTVTGVPSGFKSLDQYTSGWQPSDLIIIAARPGMGKTAFVLTMARKMTVEYKIPTAFFSLEMSSHQLVMRLLSSETRIPTDVLRRGQLSQQQWKMLNRSIETLSSAPFFIDDTPSLSIFELRAKARRFKQQHDIQCIIIDYLQLMSAKVDKNATREIEIATISRSLKALAKELNIPVIALSQLSREVEKRAGTKRPQLSDLRESGSIEQDADLVLFIYRPEYYYKEGSGKQAIPEEQKNYAEIIIEKHRNGPQGTVKLKFIPNFATFYDETDHDYQLAINYLKELEPETTYTTDSIIVESRMNKEVDEYLYSGTENEDEPF, translated from the coding sequence ATGCCCAGCAAAAAAGTTAAAACCAAAGCTTCTGATAAAGAATCAGCCCAAAATCCCATACTCGAGCATGGGCGGATTCCACCCAATGCCATTCAAATCGAACCATTTGTTTTGGGGGCACTTCTGATTGACCCACAAGCTATTAACGCTGTCATTGATTTTCTCCATCCAGACGTTTTTTACAAAGAAAATCATAGAATTATTTATAAATGCATCCAGGACCTTTTTTCTAAAAGCATGCCTATCGACATTTTAACCGTAGCGGAAGAATTAAAAAAACAAGATCTTTTTGAAGAGGCAGGAGGGTCCGCATATTTGATACAACTTTCAAATAGTGTTGTTTCTAGTGCCAATATCGAATACCATGCACGAATTTTAGTCGAAAAATACCTAAAACGAAAACTCATTGAAATTTCGACAGAAATCATTAACGAAGCTCATGAAGAAAGTATTGATGTTTTCGATCTCCTAGATACTGCCGAAAACAAACTTTTCCAAATAAATGAAGAAAACCTGAAACGTAAAGGTGGAGCCATTACCTACATCCTCAGCGATGTTAAGGAAAACATACATCATGCAGCAAAAAGCAACACAACCGTCACAGGAGTTCCTAGTGGCTTTAAGTCTCTCGATCAGTACACTTCTGGTTGGCAACCTTCTGATCTTATCATCATTGCTGCAAGGCCAGGTATGGGAAAAACAGCTTTCGTGCTGACGATGGCACGAAAAATGACTGTCGAATACAAAATACCAACTGCTTTTTTTTCTCTTGAAATGAGTTCTCACCAACTTGTCATGCGACTATTATCATCCGAAACGCGAATACCAACAGATGTTCTAAGAAGAGGACAATTGTCACAACAACAATGGAAAATGCTCAATCGATCCATAGAAACACTATCGTCAGCTCCGTTTTTTATCGACGATACACCATCCCTCTCCATTTTTGAGCTTCGCGCTAAAGCTCGCCGATTCAAACAACAACATGACATTCAGTGTATTATTATTGACTATCTCCAGCTCATGTCAGCAAAAGTAGATAAAAATGCCACACGGGAAATTGAAATTGCAACCATTTCCAGATCTTTAAAAGCTTTAGCTAAGGAACTAAATATTCCTGTGATCGCTCTTTCACAACTTAGCCGCGAAGTAGAAAAAAGAGCTGGAACCAAGCGTCCTCAGTTGTCGGACTTGCGTGAATCAGGATCCATCGAACAGGATGCCGATCTTGTATTATTTATTTATAGACCAGAATACTACTATAAGGAAGGATCGGGTAAACAAGCCATACCAGAGGAACAAAAAAATTACGCCGAAATCATCATAGAAAAACATAGAAATGGACCACAGGGAACTGTCAAACTTAAGTTTATTCCCAATTTTGCTACATTCTACGATGAAACTGATCATGATTATCAACTAGCAATCAATTACCTCAAAGAACTTGAACCAGAAACTACATATACCACCGACTCAATCATTGTTGAATCTCGTATGAATAAAGAAGTTGATGAATATCTATATTCTGGCACGGAAAATGAGGATGAACCTTTTTAA